In the Symmachiella macrocystis genome, GCCGGCGGCGGTGTTTCGCAACTGGAAAGTCCCCTTTGCCGGACAAGCCCCGGAACCGAACACTTGGCGGGAATTGCTCACAGTTTTTGATGAGGAACTTGTCGGCAAAGTCGTTGCCGTGCAGGAATATGGTCGGCCTAGCACCGAGTTTTATGCGGCCTTGGAACAACGTGGGGCAACCGTTCGACCCGTCACCGTCTATCAATGGGCACTCCCCGATGACACGGAACCGTTGCATTCAGCGATCCGCGCGACTGTCGCAGGCGACCATGACGTGCTGATGTTCACCAGCGCGCAGCAACTGCACAACACGTTGGAAGTCGCCGACACGGCGGGATTGAAGCAGGATTGGCTGGCCGCTGCGGCGAATTGCGTCATCGCCTCCATCGGCCCCACCGCCAGTGAGCACCTACATTCCGTCGGTTTGCCCGTGGACCTTGAACCAGACCACCCAAAAATGGGACACTTAGTGCGAGCCGCCGCTCAAGCCGCGCCGGGGATTCTAGAATCTAAACGCGGCAACGGTTGAGCAACCAGCGCGCTGATACTATCGAACGACCTCACTTGCCGCGGAATTGACGCATCTTGACTACACCCGAACTTCAAAATAGCCGGTTTATGCGTGCTGCTCGCCGCGAACCGGTCGACACGACCCCCATCTGGCTGATGCGACAAGCTGGACGGTACATGCCCGAATACATGGCCATCCGGAACAAGGTCACGTTTCTGGAATTGTGCAAACGCCCCGACTTGGCCGCCGAGGTCACGCTCGTCGCCCGGGAACGCCTGGGAGTCGACGCGGCCATTCTATTTGCCGACTTGCTCCCCATTCTGGAACCGATGGGCTTGGACTTGGAATACGCCAAGGGCGAAGGCCCCATGATTCACAATCCGCTCTCGACACCCTCAGATGTCGATCGTTGCCACGAGTTGGAAGACATGGATGCGCTCGGCTTCGTTTTCGAAGCGGTCAAGCTCATTCGCCGTGACCTCCCGGCCGATATTCCGCTGCTTGGTTTCGCCGGAGCTCCGTTTACGCTGGCCTCCTATGCGATCGAGGGAGGTGGTTCGCGGAATTACATTCATACCAAACAGTGGATGTACTCCGACCCGGCCGCTTGGAATACATTAATGCAGCGGCTTTCCAACAGCGTTGCCCGGTATTTGAAAGCACAAATCACCGCCGGTTGCCAAGCAGTCCAAATCTTTGATAGCTGGGCCGGTTGCCTCTCCCCGGACGATTACCGGCAATACGTCCTGCCGCACACCAAAGCCCTCATCGACGCGCTGCCCAAAGACGTGCCGGTCATCAATTTCCTGACCGGCAATCCCGCGCTGTTGCCACTACTACGTGAAGCAGGGGGGCAGGTCATTGGGATTGATTGGCGGATCGGACTGGCCGAAGCCTGGGACATTGTCGGCCACGATGTCGCCGTTCAGGGAAATCTAGACCCCGTTTCGCTGATGGCGGATACCAAGGTGCTGCGCAAACGGACGCAAGACGTGATGAATGCCGCCGCCGGACGTCCCGGTCATATTTTTAATCTGGGACACGGAATCATGCCGCAAGTGCCCGTGGAAAACGCGATCGCGCTGGTGGATATGGTCCATGAAATGGGAGCTGCCGGGCCGTCATGAATCCCGCTGCCCCTACGAGCGTGCGCCGCGTCGCTGTGATCGGCGGCGGAATCTCCGGATTGTCCGCAGCGCATCGTCTGACCGAACTGCGTTCCGAATCGCAACAGCCACTGGATATCACGCTCTTTGAAGCGAGCGACCGGTTGGCCGGGGTGATGGGGACCGAGGAAATCGATGGATACCACGTCGAGACCGGTGCCGATTCGTTCATCACCGACAAGCCGTGGGCCGTCGATTTGGCCAAACGGTTGGGCTTGGAGGAGCGTCTGATCTCCCCCGACGCCAATTACCGGCGGTCGTTGGTACTGCACAACGGCAAACCGCAACCGATCCCCGAAGGGTTCATGCTGCTCGCCCCGTCAAAAATCGGCCCCGTCCTCAAATCACCCCTGCTCAGCCCCTGGGGCAAACTTCGACTGGGCATGGAATACCTATTGCCGCGCGGCAACAACGGAGAGGACGAAAGCCTCGCCCATTTTGTGCGGCGACGTCTCGGGCGCGAAGTGTTGGACCGGATCGTGCAACCGTTGGTGGGGGGGATCTATACGTCCGACCCAGAGAAACTGAGCCTCCGCGCGACCCTGCCCCGTTTTCTCGACATGGAACAAGAGCACCGCAGCTTGATTCGTGCTTCGCGCCGCCAATCCACACGACGCAAAGACAATAGCGGTAGCGGTGCGCGTTATGGATTATTTGCCACCTTCGCCACCGGAATCTCCGAACTTTTCGCAACCCTGATCGCCTCGCTGAAAAATTGCGACGTGCGCATGAATACCGCCGTCACACGTTTGACGCCTGGCCCCGAGAATGCAACGGCCACTTTGGAAACGACCGATGGACGTCACGAAGAATTCGATGCGGTCATCGCCGCCCTGCCCGCTTATCGCGTTGGCGATTTGGTCGCGTCGTTCGCTGCCCCGCTGGCCGCGCAGTTGCAGTCGATCGAGTACGCCTCCAGCGCGATCGTCGTCACCGGACATCGCCTCGCCGATGTCGCCAATCCGCTCAATGCGTTTGGCTTGGTCATTCCAGCAGTCGAAAACCGCAAAATTCTCGCCGTCTCGTTCACCAGTCGAAAATTCCCCGACCGTGCTCCCGACGACTGCGTCCAACTCCGCACCTTCGTGGGAGGAGCCATGCAACCGGAATTGTTGGAATTGGATGACGAACAACTCTTGTCCCTCGTGCGCGGCGAATTGGCGGAGCTACTCGGAGTCCAGGGAGAACCGCAAATCGCCCGCATCGCCCGTTATCAACAAGCCATGCCGCAATACCACGTCGGCCACCTGGAGCGCGTCCAGCAGATCGAAGTCGCAGCGGCCGCCCTCCCCTTTTTCGAACTCGCCGGCAACGCCTACCACGGCGTCGGCATCCCCGACTGCGTACACAGCGGCGAACAAGCTGCCGAACGGGTGTTTTCGAGGATTTGATATGATCGTCCTGCCGCGTGGAATTACCGGATTTACACATCGAAAAGATCCGCCGCTTCCTGTCAGCATTGAAAAATGCCAATTTCGCACTGACTGTTATCAGGTCGCTCGTCAGTGCAACGCGGCAGTTAGTTCCATCGATGAACCTTCTGGGGTTGAAAACTTTCGAACTACAGAATTCGCCATTGGTGACGAAAAATTCTTAACTCTCTTGAACATACATTTCCCCTATTTGGCGATGGCCCAAGTGAGACACGACGGAGATTTGACCTTTAATTTCATAGATGTTCCCGCACTCGCCTCTGAATTTCGCGCTATCGACCGGTACCAGGTCCTAACTGCTGACCACCTCGCACAGCCCATCACTGAATCGATGGTCGGGAATTTGTCGAAGGCCGAATTGCATGAAATGAAATATTGGAATCCGCAAACGATGGGCGAGGTGATTTTCAATTATTGGGACTAATTGAGCATCAAATACTCTCGCAAGCCTGCGGGAATGTTCCATTTAGCCACCGGACTTCTCATGCGTGACAATCGCGTACATCCGCCTATAATATGGTAACTAATGGTTAATTCACCCGTTTTGGCACGGTTCCACAGAACGGTGACAATTCTTTACGCATAGATGGCAGTGGACAGAGCATGAAATCAGCAACCTACGACAGCCAGCTTCGCGACATCTCCACCAAAATCGAAGCCGGCGAACGCGTGACCTATGACGAAGGCGTGTTCCTGGCCGAGCAGGTTGACGTGCAGACGTTGGGGCGGTTGGCGAATCTTGTCCGCGAACGCAAAAATGGCGATTTCGCGTACTACAACACCAACATGCACCTGAATCCCACGAACGTCTGCGTCTATCGCTGCACGTTCTGTGCGTTTCGATCCGACTTGCATGCGGACAAAGCTTACGAATTCACCGACGACATGATTCGCGAACGGGTCGCCGAAGCCCAAGCGGCCGGTGCCACGGAAATCCATGTTGTCGGCGGGTTGCATCACCAAAAAGATTTTGACTGGTACGTCAACATCATCCGCGTGATCCACGAAGCCTGTCCGGAGATTCACATCAAAGCCTGGACAGCGGTCGAGATCAATTGGTTCTGTTTTAAAACCAAGCAATCCATCCCCTGGGTTTTAGAACAGCTCATCGATGCCGGTTTGGGAAGCATGCCGGGCGGTGGGGCGGAGATCTTTCACGAAGATGTTCGCGGCAAAATCTGCGAGCACAAAGCGGACGGTGAAAACTGGATTGATATTCATCGCCAGGCACACAAGTTGGGCCTCCGCACCAATGCAACGATGCTCTACGGCCATATCGAAACTGAAGCGCATCGTGTTGATCACCTCTGCCGACTCCGCGCACTACAGGACGAAACCGGCGGATTTCAAACGTTCATTCCGTTGGCCTTTCATCCGGAAAACACCGGTTTGGACCAAATCCAAAAGCCCAGCGGATTGACCGACCTGAAGGTCATGGCGCTCTCCCGCATCATGCTGGATAACTTCGATCACATCAAAGCGTATTGGATCATGTTGGGGCAAGAGACCGCGCAACTCGCACTCAGTTACGGTGCTGACGACCTGGACGGCACGGTTGTTCACGAGATCATTTATCACGACGCCGGTGCCCAGACGCCCGAAGGGCTTACGGTCGCACAATTGACCGACCTGATCACCGAAGCGGGCCGCATTCCGGTCGAACGCGATACGCTCTACCGCAAAGTGATCCGCGAAGGGGCTGCCTGGCATATCGGCGAACCGATCCTGATCGGTGCCGGCGCATAGCACCCGGCCCACTAAGATCACGTTGATCCCGAGCACCCGTATTTCTGGCGCATTCCGTTTTATCACTACGCACGGCGCTGACTTCCTTCCCGTTACATGCCGCCCCGGAATTTGGCAGCTAGCGGTGGTGATCGCGTCACGGCGGGCAGGGACGTACTAGGGTTTTGCAGAGACCAGCGCTACGTAGCGTGCGGATTCCCCTAGGCGTCACAAAAAAGGCCCTCCCATGCCATCCAACGACTCGCAGAATAACTCGCAATCCAATTCCCAATCTGCTGTGGCGCCCCAATCTCCAAAAACGGGACAAGGATGTGCCAATTGCGAATCCACGGCTGACTGGGGTCACTCGTCATGGTGTCCACGGTGCGGCTGGTATCCCGCCCTGAATACTTGCGTCGAGGTCGATTCCGCCGAGGAAGATGTCGAGCAAGAAAAACCACTGGAATGGTACGAAGTGATTCCCGGCTGGGCCTGGGTTGTGGGCTTCGGCGAAGTCGGTTTGATTGTGCTCAGCATCCTGGGACGTGTCACTACCGACACGGTCAACGGCGAACGTGGGCACTGGGCATTGATTCAGTTATTCGTCGGCTTTTGCTCACTCATGGTTGGGCAAGCTTGGGCTTACATGTATGCCGTGATGAAATCATCCGACTTCGGCCCCGCTGATATCTTCTTTCAACCGCTCGCAATTTGGGGTCCGTCGAACCGAATTTTGCCAAAAAGCGCCCCGCGATTGGCCTTGGCCATCTGGGGCGCCACCGCTGCATTTTTAGCCGTCGCCGTCATCGGAGGAATCAACTACAACGCGTTGTTCGAAGACTGGGGTTTCGAAGAACAGGCTCAACCCAACATGGTCCACGAAATCGTACGACAGGCACGTGAGGGCGAAGGCGAAGAGTCCCTAGAGGAAGCCATCGACGAATTTGTCGGAGATGAGGAAGACCAAGAAGAGGTCATCATTGAAACCCAGGATCTGGATTGCCTGATCATCGGGTACATCGGGGAATCGCCGGAAAAATTCACCGGACTAGCGC is a window encoding:
- a CDS encoding ATP dependent DNA ligase — encoded protein: MPSNDSQNNSQSNSQSAVAPQSPKTGQGCANCESTADWGHSSWCPRCGWYPALNTCVEVDSAEEDVEQEKPLEWYEVIPGWAWVVGFGEVGLIVLSILGRVTTDTVNGERGHWALIQLFVGFCSLMVGQAWAYMYAVMKSSDFGPADIFFQPLAIWGPSNRILPKSAPRLALAIWGATAAFLAVAVIGGINYNALFEDWGFEEQAQPNMVHEIVRQAREGEGEESLEEAIDEFVGDEEDQEEVIIETQDLDCLIIGYIGESPEKFTGLALATLVKGKLQYVGTVFTGIPKEDRAILADRMATLGRERPFVKAKVAANWLQPTLMCRINCEGLTKRKKMKNPAFVSRLADAK
- a CDS encoding uroporphyrinogen-III synthase — its product is MADSPKSAPPQAASFQNLRVCSFESRKGNEMRSLIERHGGLATIAPSMQEVPLGENPEALQFAEELFASQIDIIAFMTGVGAKALLAAIETRYPREKFLDALRQTHCIVRGPKPAAVFRNWKVPFAGQAPEPNTWRELLTVFDEELVGKVVAVQEYGRPSTEFYAALEQRGATVRPVTVYQWALPDDTEPLHSAIRATVAGDHDVLMFTSAQQLHNTLEVADTAGLKQDWLAAAANCVIASIGPTASEHLHSVGLPVDLEPDHPKMGHLVRAAAQAAPGILESKRGNG
- the hemG gene encoding protoporphyrinogen oxidase; its protein translation is MNPAAPTSVRRVAVIGGGISGLSAAHRLTELRSESQQPLDITLFEASDRLAGVMGTEEIDGYHVETGADSFITDKPWAVDLAKRLGLEERLISPDANYRRSLVLHNGKPQPIPEGFMLLAPSKIGPVLKSPLLSPWGKLRLGMEYLLPRGNNGEDESLAHFVRRRLGREVLDRIVQPLVGGIYTSDPEKLSLRATLPRFLDMEQEHRSLIRASRRQSTRRKDNSGSGARYGLFATFATGISELFATLIASLKNCDVRMNTAVTRLTPGPENATATLETTDGRHEEFDAVIAALPAYRVGDLVASFAAPLAAQLQSIEYASSAIVVTGHRLADVANPLNAFGLVIPAVENRKILAVSFTSRKFPDRAPDDCVQLRTFVGGAMQPELLELDDEQLLSLVRGELAELLGVQGEPQIARIARYQQAMPQYHVGHLERVQQIEVAAAALPFFELAGNAYHGVGIPDCVHSGEQAAERVFSRI
- the hemE gene encoding uroporphyrinogen decarboxylase gives rise to the protein MTTPELQNSRFMRAARREPVDTTPIWLMRQAGRYMPEYMAIRNKVTFLELCKRPDLAAEVTLVARERLGVDAAILFADLLPILEPMGLDLEYAKGEGPMIHNPLSTPSDVDRCHELEDMDALGFVFEAVKLIRRDLPADIPLLGFAGAPFTLASYAIEGGGSRNYIHTKQWMYSDPAAWNTLMQRLSNSVARYLKAQITAGCQAVQIFDSWAGCLSPDDYRQYVLPHTKALIDALPKDVPVINFLTGNPALLPLLREAGGQVIGIDWRIGLAEAWDIVGHDVAVQGNLDPVSLMADTKVLRKRTQDVMNAAAGRPGHIFNLGHGIMPQVPVENAIALVDMVHEMGAAGPS
- the mqnE gene encoding aminofutalosine synthase MqnE — protein: MKSATYDSQLRDISTKIEAGERVTYDEGVFLAEQVDVQTLGRLANLVRERKNGDFAYYNTNMHLNPTNVCVYRCTFCAFRSDLHADKAYEFTDDMIRERVAEAQAAGATEIHVVGGLHHQKDFDWYVNIIRVIHEACPEIHIKAWTAVEINWFCFKTKQSIPWVLEQLIDAGLGSMPGGGAEIFHEDVRGKICEHKADGENWIDIHRQAHKLGLRTNATMLYGHIETEAHRVDHLCRLRALQDETGGFQTFIPLAFHPENTGLDQIQKPSGLTDLKVMALSRIMLDNFDHIKAYWIMLGQETAQLALSYGADDLDGTVVHEIIYHDAGAQTPEGLTVAQLTDLITEAGRIPVERDTLYRKVIREGAAWHIGEPILIGAGA